The Rhodocytophaga rosea genome has a segment encoding these proteins:
- a CDS encoding LytR/AlgR family response regulator transcription factor produces MCTCIIADDEKLARDVLKAYISRIDDLDIVAICRDALEVSRFLEQTGADILFLDIEMPQRTGLELIRSLKQPPRIILTTAYKEHALEAFELHVTDYLLKPFSFERFTMAVDKIRSMPSAITSRNDQFIDLRVERKMVKIPVHEIRYIEAIGNYIKIYMAEKMIIAYNTIQNMNHILPGHKFRQIHRSYIVNLDKVQQYTATTICVGKVQLPVGRRFKKM; encoded by the coding sequence ATGTGTACATGCATAATAGCAGATGACGAAAAACTGGCGCGCGATGTCTTAAAGGCCTATATCTCCCGGATAGATGATCTGGATATAGTTGCTATATGCCGTGATGCATTAGAGGTCAGCCGTTTTCTGGAGCAAACCGGAGCGGATATTTTGTTTCTGGATATTGAAATGCCACAGCGGACTGGTCTGGAACTGATCCGGTCATTGAAACAACCGCCCAGAATTATCCTTACTACCGCTTACAAAGAGCATGCACTCGAAGCATTCGAACTCCACGTTACCGATTACCTGTTGAAGCCGTTCTCATTCGAAAGATTCACTATGGCTGTTGATAAAATACGTTCAATGCCTTCTGCCATAACCAGCCGCAATGATCAATTTATCGATTTGCGTGTAGAACGGAAGATGGTTAAGATTCCGGTCCATGAAATCCGGTATATTGAAGCTATTGGAAATTATATCAAAATATACATGGCAGAGAAAATGATCATCGCCTACAATACAATCCAGAATATGAACCATATTTTACCTGGCCATAAATTCCGGCAGATTCACCGTTCTTATATTGTTAATCTGGATAAAGTGCAGCAATACACAGCAACGACTATCTGTGTAGGTAAAGTGCAGCTACCTGTGGGAAGGCGATTCAAAAAAATGTAG
- a CDS encoding efflux RND transporter permease subunit, whose product MSISELSIRKPVLATVISILLVIFGAVGFSFLGTREYPAVDPPIITVTTSYPGANPDVIESQITEPLEQAINGIAGVRFISSTSREQVSVISVEFNIDVDLEAAANDVRSKVSQAIRNLPQDADPPVVEKADANSQSVVFLSVQSDTRSLLELSDYANNVIKERMQTIPGVSGAYIRGERRYSMRLWMDPVRMSAYKIIPADIQAALRRENIDLPTGRLEGNETEITLRTDSRLVTPEEYNRMIIKTENGRIVRFSDVGYAELGIENERSSIQRSTIPGVLISIQPQPNANEIAIADEVYKRLEELKAEVPEDIRLEIANDYTKPVRRSIKEVEETLIIAFLLVVIVIFLFLRDWRSTLIPVIAIPISIIATFFIMYIAGFSINVLTLVAIVLAIGLVCDDAIVVLENIYAKVEKGMSPFQAALVGSKEIYFAVISTTVTLASIFIPIIFLQGLTGRLFLEFGVVMAGSVLISALVALTLSPMMCAYLLKHQDKPSRFYRTTEQFYEALTKGYNRSLQAFMRIRWSAVVILLLMFVVIGIIGTRIQSELAPLEDRGIIRVNVKAPEGVSYEYMERYMKEIDQYINDSVPELFTSVALTAVIPGGGTFSPVNAGLENVFLVDPDQRERTQDQIFQQLSKGLENFTGVRTFPAQPPTIGSRFGGQPVQFVIQAPDLQSLLKSLPVFLEEAQQHPTLRFVDSDLKVNKPELVLRINREKASELNVSVEEIARTLQLSYSGQRYGYFLMNGKQYQVIGQMQRNDRNEPLDLKSIYIRNQNGDMVSLDNLITYDETVSAAAIYRYNRYISATVSAGLAEGKTLGEGIAAMNEVAAKILPPTFKTDLAGQSKEYADSSSSLFFAFILALVLIYLILAAQFESFIDPFIILLTVPTSIAGALFTLYLFGQTLNIFSQIGIIMLIGLVTKNGILIVEFANQRKLAGLSRIDAVLEAATTRFRPILMTSLATILGILPIALSLGTAAGSRQSLGIAVVGGMIISGFLTLYIVPAMYSYLSRSRKSLGIATEKELAV is encoded by the coding sequence ATGAGCATATCAGAACTAAGCATCCGGAAACCAGTACTAGCGACCGTTATATCTATTCTGCTGGTTATTTTCGGAGCGGTTGGTTTTAGTTTTTTAGGCACCCGGGAATACCCGGCTGTAGACCCTCCCATTATTACTGTTACTACTTCTTATCCTGGTGCCAATCCGGATGTAATTGAATCACAAATAACTGAGCCCCTGGAACAAGCCATCAATGGTATTGCAGGGGTGCGTTTTATTTCTTCTACTTCCAGAGAACAAGTGAGTGTAATTAGTGTAGAATTTAATATTGATGTAGACCTGGAAGCTGCCGCCAATGATGTACGTAGCAAAGTTTCTCAGGCTATACGGAACCTTCCGCAAGATGCCGATCCGCCAGTTGTGGAGAAAGCAGATGCTAATTCACAATCAGTCGTATTTTTATCCGTACAAAGTGATACCCGAAGTTTGCTTGAACTAAGTGATTATGCCAATAATGTAATTAAAGAGCGAATGCAAACTATCCCTGGTGTAAGTGGCGCTTATATCAGGGGCGAACGCCGGTATTCCATGCGTTTGTGGATGGACCCGGTCCGGATGTCGGCCTACAAAATTATACCTGCTGATATACAAGCTGCTTTGCGCAGAGAGAATATAGATTTGCCTACTGGCCGTCTGGAAGGGAATGAAACAGAGATCACCCTGCGGACGGATAGTCGGCTGGTAACTCCGGAAGAATATAACCGGATGATCATCAAAACGGAAAACGGACGGATTGTCCGCTTTAGTGATGTAGGGTATGCCGAACTGGGTATTGAAAATGAGCGAAGCAGCATTCAGCGCAGCACCATTCCTGGTGTGTTGATTTCCATACAACCCCAACCCAATGCCAACGAAATTGCCATTGCCGATGAAGTATACAAACGACTGGAAGAACTAAAAGCCGAAGTACCCGAAGACATTAGACTCGAAATTGCCAACGACTATACCAAGCCTGTCCGGCGCTCTATTAAAGAAGTAGAAGAAACCCTCATTATTGCGTTCTTGCTGGTAGTAATCGTAATCTTCTTGTTCCTGCGCGACTGGCGATCTACGCTGATACCTGTAATCGCCATTCCTATTTCCATTATAGCTACTTTCTTTATTATGTACATTGCCGGTTTTTCTATCAATGTACTTACTCTGGTAGCCATTGTACTGGCCATTGGGCTAGTCTGCGATGATGCAATTGTGGTGCTGGAAAATATTTATGCGAAAGTGGAGAAAGGAATGAGCCCTTTTCAGGCGGCACTAGTGGGTTCTAAAGAAATCTACTTTGCCGTCATTTCCACTACTGTAACGCTTGCCTCTATATTTATTCCTATCATTTTCCTGCAAGGCTTAACCGGACGCTTATTCCTCGAATTTGGTGTAGTAATGGCCGGTTCTGTACTGATTTCTGCTCTGGTTGCCCTCACTCTTTCGCCTATGATGTGTGCTTATCTGCTGAAGCATCAGGATAAACCGAGTAGATTTTACCGGACAACAGAACAGTTTTATGAGGCGCTTACTAAAGGTTATAATAGGTCGCTCCAGGCATTTATGCGGATCCGCTGGAGTGCTGTTGTTATTTTGCTACTGATGTTTGTAGTCATTGGGATAATAGGTACAAGAATTCAGTCTGAGCTTGCACCACTAGAGGACAGAGGGATTATCCGGGTGAATGTAAAAGCACCAGAAGGAGTCTCATACGAGTATATGGAACGCTATATGAAGGAAATTGACCAGTATATCAACGATTCTGTTCCTGAATTATTTACATCTGTTGCCTTAACGGCAGTTATACCAGGAGGTGGTACATTTAGTCCGGTGAATGCTGGTCTGGAAAATGTATTTCTTGTCGATCCAGATCAACGTGAACGCACCCAGGATCAGATTTTTCAGCAACTCTCCAAAGGACTTGAGAATTTCACCGGGGTACGTACCTTTCCGGCTCAACCTCCTACAATTGGCTCCCGCTTTGGCGGACAGCCAGTGCAGTTTGTTATTCAGGCACCCGATTTACAAAGTTTATTAAAATCGTTACCTGTTTTCCTGGAAGAAGCCCAGCAACATCCTACTTTGCGTTTTGTAGATTCAGACCTGAAAGTAAATAAACCCGAGCTGGTATTAAGAATCAACCGTGAAAAAGCTTCTGAACTCAATGTATCGGTAGAGGAAATTGCCCGGACCTTACAGCTCTCTTACAGCGGACAACGATATGGCTATTTTTTAATGAATGGTAAACAATACCAGGTAATCGGCCAAATGCAGCGAAACGACCGGAATGAGCCTTTAGACCTGAAAAGTATATATATCCGCAATCAGAATGGCGATATGGTATCGCTGGATAACCTGATTACTTACGATGAAACTGTAAGTGCTGCGGCTATCTATCGCTATAACCGGTATATATCGGCCACTGTATCTGCCGGTTTAGCTGAAGGCAAAACATTGGGAGAAGGCATTGCAGCTATGAATGAAGTGGCAGCCAAAATATTACCTCCTACTTTCAAAACAGATCTGGCCGGCCAATCTAAAGAATATGCGGATAGTTCTTCCAGCTTGTTCTTTGCCTTTATACTGGCACTTGTGCTTATTTATCTCATTCTGGCCGCTCAGTTTGAAAGTTTTATTGATCCATTCATTATTCTACTTACTGTACCAACTTCGATTGCCGGTGCCTTGTTTACTTTGTATCTATTCGGGCAAACACTAAATATTTTCAGCCAGATTGGTATTATTATGCTGATTGGACTAGTAACGAAAAATGGGATTCTGATTGTAGAGTTTGCAAACCAAAGGAAATTAGCCGGGCTCAGCCGGATCGATGCGGTACTGGAAGCTGCTACCACTCGTTTCCGTCCCATTCTAATGACGAGTTTAGCTACGATTTTAGGTATTCTGCCCATTGCTTTATCCCTGGGCACTGCTGCCGGAAGCCGCCAGTCGCTGGGAATTGCTGTAGTTGGTGGTATGATCATATCCGGCTTTTTGACCTTATATATTGTACCAGCTATGTATTCATACTTATCCAGAAGCCGCAAATCTTTGGGTATTGCTACAGAAAAAGAGCTGGCTGTATAA
- a CDS encoding PQQ-dependent sugar dehydrogenase, with product MRSFISVVILTLLLSANLPKVPQVRLREAFVKLTFEMPVEFISPADGTRRLFVIAQKGVIHVFPDQSDVSQTKKFLDITNKVISGGERGLLGLAFHPDFRQNGFFYVNYTRGSSLETVVSRFQVSKTNPDVANPDSEVVLLTYDQPYSNHNGGKIAFGKDGYLYISAGDGGSGGDPQNRSQNLKELLGKIMRIDVDSKYGNLNYSIPKDNPFAGNKEGYREEIYAYGLRNVWKFSFDSQTGQLWAGDVGQNAREEIDIIEKGGNYGWKIMEGMDCYAGWNSNKGRSCQTEGLVKPVYEYLHSAGLGQSVTGGFVYRGKNLPQLVGKYIFGDYQSGKIWALSQKKDGSYESELVTELDGLLSAFGEDADHELYVCSHNNGKIFKLMAHKL from the coding sequence ATGAGGTCGTTTATATCGGTAGTTATATTAACATTGCTGCTTTCTGCAAATTTACCCAAAGTACCCCAGGTAAGATTGCGGGAAGCTTTTGTTAAACTCACTTTTGAAATGCCGGTAGAGTTTATAAGTCCGGCCGATGGAACCAGGCGACTCTTTGTAATTGCCCAGAAAGGAGTGATTCACGTTTTCCCAGACCAGTCAGATGTATCTCAAACAAAAAAATTCCTGGATATTACCAATAAAGTAATAAGTGGAGGAGAAAGAGGTTTATTAGGACTGGCTTTTCATCCGGATTTTAGACAGAATGGCTTTTTCTATGTGAACTATACCCGGGGTAGTTCATTAGAAACGGTTGTTTCCAGATTCCAGGTAAGTAAAACAAACCCAGATGTAGCCAATCCGGATAGTGAAGTAGTACTGTTAACCTATGATCAGCCCTATTCTAACCATAATGGTGGAAAAATCGCTTTTGGTAAAGATGGTTACCTGTATATATCTGCAGGAGACGGCGGTAGCGGCGGCGATCCGCAGAACCGTTCACAGAATCTTAAAGAACTGCTTGGTAAGATCATGCGGATTGATGTGGACTCTAAATATGGCAATCTTAACTATAGTATTCCCAAAGACAATCCCTTTGCCGGAAACAAAGAAGGCTACCGGGAAGAAATTTATGCCTATGGCCTTCGCAATGTATGGAAATTTAGTTTTGATAGTCAGACTGGTCAACTGTGGGCTGGTGATGTAGGCCAGAATGCAAGGGAAGAAATCGATATTATCGAAAAAGGAGGGAATTATGGCTGGAAAATTATGGAAGGAATGGACTGTTATGCCGGATGGAATAGTAATAAAGGCCGGAGTTGTCAAACAGAAGGTTTGGTTAAGCCAGTGTATGAATACCTGCACTCAGCTGGATTAGGCCAGTCGGTTACAGGTGGTTTTGTATACAGGGGTAAAAATTTACCACAGCTGGTGGGTAAGTATATTTTTGGAGATTATCAGAGTGGTAAGATCTGGGCGCTGTCCCAGAAAAAAGATGGCTCCTATGAAAGTGAGTTAGTAACTGAGCTGGATGGACTACTTTCTGCTTTTGGAGAAGATGCCGATCATGAATTATATGTTTGCTCACATAACAACGGCAAAATTTTCAAACTGATGGCCCATAAACTGTAA
- a CDS encoding MBOAT family O-acyltransferase, with amino-acid sequence MALIPVYILILGFTIVIDYFTGIYIEKANQKRSKKSRYLLIISLVANIGILGIFKYYNFFSENINWLQQQFNLQNTIPYLSIILPVGLSFHTFQAMSYTIEVYRGNQAAEKHFGKYALYVMFFPQLVAGPIERPQNILHQFHQKQDFDFRRITAGLQLIGWGLFKKVVIADRVAILVNEVYTHPYNYQGISLIVATVFFAFQIYCDFSGYSDIALGSAQVMGFNLMQNFNRPYFSTSVAEFWKRWHISLSTWFKDYVYIPLGGNRKGKWKWYFNLLIIFLISGFWHGASWTFIIWGALHGFYMISSAITLPIRGKFAQLIHVDTYPKIHKLIQILTTFALVCFAWIFFRANSITDAYYITTHLFTGIQENIQTIIFNEDGLREKVLFLGDSYYFISGVLLIILLVMIEKIQNNGSIRLMLSNQPLFVRWSVYYLLILAIIFLGIHTKADFIYFQF; translated from the coding sequence ATGGCGCTTATTCCAGTATATATACTGATACTGGGTTTCACAATTGTAATCGATTATTTTACAGGAATCTATATTGAAAAAGCGAACCAGAAAAGAAGTAAAAAAAGCAGATATTTATTAATTATCAGCTTAGTAGCCAACATTGGTATTCTCGGAATATTTAAATATTATAACTTTTTTAGCGAGAATATAAACTGGCTTCAGCAGCAATTTAACTTACAAAATACCATTCCTTACCTTTCAATCATATTACCTGTAGGGTTATCTTTTCATACTTTTCAGGCGATGAGCTATACGATAGAGGTATACCGTGGCAATCAGGCGGCTGAAAAACATTTTGGTAAGTATGCACTGTATGTGATGTTTTTTCCTCAATTAGTAGCAGGACCAATTGAACGTCCGCAAAACATACTACACCAATTCCACCAAAAACAAGATTTTGACTTTAGAAGGATAACAGCAGGACTACAGCTAATTGGATGGGGTTTATTTAAAAAAGTAGTAATTGCTGACCGGGTAGCTATTCTTGTGAATGAAGTATATACTCATCCATACAACTATCAAGGGATATCGCTCATTGTAGCAACGGTATTTTTCGCCTTCCAGATCTACTGTGACTTCTCGGGATATTCTGACATCGCCTTAGGCAGTGCACAGGTAATGGGATTTAACCTAATGCAAAATTTCAATCGTCCCTATTTTTCAACTTCTGTAGCTGAGTTCTGGAAAAGATGGCATATCTCGCTCTCTACATGGTTTAAAGATTATGTGTATATCCCATTGGGAGGAAATAGAAAAGGAAAATGGAAGTGGTATTTTAATCTGTTAATTATTTTCCTGATTAGTGGCTTCTGGCATGGCGCAAGCTGGACATTTATTATATGGGGAGCATTACATGGTTTTTATATGATTTCATCTGCAATAACACTGCCTATAAGAGGCAAGTTTGCTCAACTGATACATGTAGATACATATCCAAAAATTCATAAACTGATTCAAATACTTACAACATTCGCTCTGGTATGCTTTGCCTGGATTTTTTTCAGAGCAAATTCAATAACAGATGCTTATTATATAACAACCCACTTATTCACAGGAATTCAAGAAAATATACAAACAATTATTTTTAACGAAGATGGTTTAAGGGAAAAAGTATTATTTCTAGGTGATTCCTATTATTTTATATCAGGTGTACTGCTCATTATACTTTTAGTAATGATAGAAAAAATACAAAATAATGGGAGTATTCGCCTGATGCTATCTAATCAACCTCTGTTTGTGCGATGGAGTGTATACTATCTACTTATTCTTGCCATTATATTTTTAGGTATACATACAAAAGCTGACTTCATTTATTTTCAATTTTAA
- a CDS encoding efflux RND transporter periplasmic adaptor subunit, whose protein sequence is MKPLIMHKFLYQLLLFIVLTQVMGYSCTSKKKDTKANTGAATNKPIGAEVYIVKDTTLQEKLNVLGSLVANERVQIVSESARRLIKINFQEGSYVQKGQLLFKLDDAGLQAQLKKLYAQRKLVANDEQRTAALLKLEGVSKQEYERVAGSIESIDADIEYVKVEIAQTEIRAPFGGKTGIRKVSEGAFVTQNMPLVTLEDINLIKVEFAVPEKYANSIGINQQINFRVENSDKLYQATVKVIEPYVDQNTRSLFIRAIANNEDKKLLPGSSATVEVSLNEIRNTVMIPSKALIPSLEGNSVLTIENGKAAKTIVEVGLRTSMSVQITKGLQPGDSVMTTNILRAKPGIAVQAIASK, encoded by the coding sequence ATGAAGCCACTTATTATGCATAAATTTTTATATCAGCTGCTGCTTTTTATTGTCCTTACGCAAGTAATGGGTTATTCCTGTACTTCTAAAAAAAAGGATACGAAAGCAAATACCGGTGCGGCAACCAACAAACCCATTGGAGCTGAAGTCTACATAGTAAAAGATACTACGCTTCAGGAAAAATTGAATGTACTGGGTAGCCTGGTAGCCAACGAACGGGTACAGATTGTAAGTGAAAGTGCCAGAAGGTTAATCAAAATTAATTTTCAAGAAGGCTCATACGTACAAAAAGGGCAATTACTGTTTAAACTGGATGATGCCGGCTTGCAGGCGCAACTCAAAAAATTATATGCCCAGCGAAAACTTGTTGCCAATGATGAACAGCGGACAGCGGCTTTGCTGAAACTGGAAGGAGTAAGTAAACAGGAATATGAAAGAGTAGCCGGTTCTATCGAAAGTATTGACGCTGATATTGAATATGTGAAAGTAGAAATCGCCCAAACAGAGATCAGAGCGCCATTCGGTGGAAAAACCGGGATACGCAAAGTAAGTGAAGGGGCTTTTGTAACGCAAAATATGCCCCTGGTAACGCTGGAAGACATTAACCTGATAAAAGTAGAATTTGCTGTACCAGAAAAATATGCCAATAGTATAGGGATCAATCAGCAGATAAATTTCCGGGTAGAGAACAGCGATAAACTATATCAGGCTACTGTTAAAGTAATTGAGCCTTATGTAGACCAGAACACCAGAAGTTTGTTTATCCGGGCGATTGCCAATAATGAAGACAAGAAATTGCTTCCCGGTTCTTCGGCAACAGTTGAAGTATCGTTAAATGAAATACGCAATACAGTGATGATTCCCAGCAAGGCTTTGATTCCGAGTTTGGAAGGCAACAGTGTACTTACGATTGAGAATGGAAAAGCAGCAAAAACCATTGTTGAAGTTGGCTTACGTACCAGTATGAGCGTTCAGATTACGAAAGGTTTGCAACCAGGCGATTCAGTCATGACTACTAATATTCTCCGGGCAAAACCTGGTATTGCTGTTCAGGCTATAGCAAGTAAGTAA
- a CDS encoding sensor histidine kinase, which translates to MKRLNVTGVHILLWVGYILLYATVWRAPEISFGNSLLRELSFLPLKIVLVYTCIFFLVPRYLQSKQYGMFIFATVMIILVTTILYNTYLQTVVPALFIEIKPDKVFFDWEKVSKRMTFLTSPMFFGLTLTMVRNWYDQREQNAMIMQENLNAKLHLLKQQLQPHFFFNTLNSLYSLALQKSDQTPVMILKLSELMRYLSDHQSSDWVRLKDEICFLENYLSIEEIRYQDKASVTITNAIASSENIYIPPLVLSTFVENAFKHGVSPSLNPAFVAVEINEDAQYICYKVSNSKAPLPHKQAGTGLANLHARLKIIYGKNFNMDIVENENLYSAELKLKKEIENVYMHNSR; encoded by the coding sequence ATGAAGCGATTAAACGTTACCGGTGTTCATATACTATTATGGGTGGGATATATACTCCTATATGCGACCGTCTGGCGTGCGCCGGAAATTTCATTTGGAAATAGCTTGCTACGTGAACTTAGTTTTTTGCCTTTAAAAATCGTTCTGGTCTATACCTGTATTTTTTTCCTTGTTCCCCGGTATTTACAAAGTAAGCAATATGGCATGTTTATTTTTGCAACCGTGATGATAATCCTGGTTACGACTATACTCTACAATACGTACCTACAGACTGTGGTTCCGGCACTTTTTATCGAAATTAAACCTGACAAAGTATTTTTTGACTGGGAAAAGGTCAGCAAGCGAATGACCTTTCTTACTTCGCCCATGTTCTTTGGTCTTACGCTCACTATGGTACGTAACTGGTATGATCAAAGAGAACAAAACGCTATGATTATGCAGGAGAACCTGAATGCAAAATTGCATTTACTGAAACAACAGCTTCAACCTCATTTCTTTTTTAACACGCTCAACAGCCTTTATAGCCTGGCACTGCAAAAGTCAGATCAGACACCCGTGATGATACTAAAACTCTCTGAACTCATGCGTTATCTTTCCGACCATCAATCGAGTGACTGGGTAAGATTGAAAGATGAAATCTGCTTCCTTGAGAATTATTTATCCATTGAAGAAATCCGCTACCAGGACAAAGCAAGCGTAACAATAACTAATGCTATTGCTTCTTCCGAGAACATATACATTCCTCCCCTTGTGCTTTCAACTTTTGTTGAAAATGCTTTTAAACATGGAGTAAGTCCTAGCTTGAATCCGGCTTTTGTTGCCGTTGAGATCAACGAAGATGCCCAATATATATGTTATAAAGTGAGCAATAGTAAGGCTCCGTTGCCACACAAGCAAGCCGGAACAGGGCTGGCTAATCTTCATGCCCGTTTGAAGATCATCTACGGCAAAAATTTTAATATGGATATTGTTGAAAATGAGAACTTGTATAGTGCCGAGCTAAAACTAAAAAAGGAAATTGAAAATGTGTACATGCATAATAGCAGATGA
- a CDS encoding Xaa-Pro dipeptidase, with the protein MIESFLRFLVKQVLIFCVVFPGPISVLAQNTSIKVIKAGRLIDVVSGKLLTNQVILIEGNKIKEVGPSVTIPSGAEVIDLSNYTVLPGLIDCHTHITGQPENYYEDIFRKSSIDNAITAHIYARHTLEAGFTACRDVGAPEFVDVALKRAINSGAIPGPRLFVSGLAIGATGGHGDLSGFSPYLQFNQQSGVADGVDAVRKQVRHNIKYGADLIKMIATAGVLSEEESVGGPQYSPEEMKAMVDEAAMWGKKVAAHAHGAEGIKMAVRAGVHSIEHGSLIDEEGIRLMKEKGTWLVSDVYNDDYILSEFTRLGYPEKIIEKERTIGRLQRENFQKAAKAGVKIAFGTDAGVYPHGDNAKQFFYMVKYGLSPIQAIQAATIQAAELLGEKERLGSITAGKYADIIAVEGNPLEQVTLLEKVKFVMKDGQVYKK; encoded by the coding sequence ATGATTGAGTCATTCCTAAGGTTTCTGGTAAAACAGGTGTTGATATTTTGCGTTGTTTTTCCAGGACCAATAAGCGTTTTAGCACAAAATACTTCCATAAAAGTGATAAAAGCTGGCCGGTTAATAGATGTAGTTTCAGGAAAACTGCTTACCAATCAGGTTATACTCATTGAAGGAAACAAGATTAAAGAAGTAGGACCCAGCGTAACAATTCCTTCCGGCGCAGAAGTGATAGATCTAAGCAATTATACTGTATTGCCAGGCCTGATTGATTGCCACACCCATATCACCGGGCAACCAGAAAATTATTATGAAGATATTTTCCGCAAGTCGTCAATAGATAATGCCATTACAGCTCATATTTATGCCAGGCACACTTTAGAGGCTGGTTTTACAGCCTGCCGGGATGTAGGTGCTCCTGAGTTTGTAGATGTAGCTTTAAAAAGAGCGATTAATTCTGGCGCCATTCCAGGCCCCAGATTGTTCGTTTCAGGCTTGGCTATCGGTGCTACCGGTGGTCATGGCGACCTATCAGGGTTTTCTCCCTATTTGCAATTCAATCAACAATCAGGCGTAGCTGATGGGGTGGATGCCGTTCGTAAGCAGGTACGTCATAATATAAAATATGGGGCTGATCTGATTAAAATGATTGCTACTGCCGGGGTATTATCCGAAGAGGAATCGGTAGGAGGGCCTCAATATTCACCAGAAGAAATGAAAGCAATGGTAGACGAAGCCGCCATGTGGGGCAAAAAAGTAGCTGCACATGCGCATGGAGCGGAAGGTATTAAAATGGCTGTCCGGGCAGGTGTACATTCCATTGAACACGGAAGTTTGATAGATGAGGAAGGTATCCGGCTGATGAAGGAAAAAGGAACTTGGCTGGTGTCTGATGTATATAACGACGATTATATTCTGTCGGAATTCACCAGATTAGGATACCCTGAAAAAATTATAGAAAAAGAGCGGACGATAGGACGGCTTCAACGGGAAAATTTTCAGAAAGCAGCCAAAGCAGGCGTAAAAATCGCATTTGGAACAGATGCCGGTGTGTATCCGCATGGCGATAATGCTAAACAATTTTTTTACATGGTAAAATATGGACTAAGCCCCATACAAGCTATACAAGCAGCTACCATTCAGGCAGCAGAGTTGCTAGGCGAAAAAGAGAGATTAGGTTCCATTACTGCCGGAAAATACGCTGATATTATTGCGGTAGAAGGAAATCCGTTAGAGCAGGTAACACTGCTTGAAAAAGTAAAATTTGTTATGAAAGACGGGCAGGTGTATAAGAAATAG
- a CDS encoding TolB family protein → MKILFLIVTLLGGGVVYAQSYLPVKRITVTVDGYPVLSPDGKKILFDSDRSGNSELYYMNVDGTQLKQLTFNTANDDSPVWSPDGTKIAFTSVRDDKEGDIYIMDADGKNTKRLTSTPGDDSHPKFSSDGQRIIFNSARTSPDLSVEWSKQTLEIFSMKLDGTDVKQLTNFKTICTYGSLSQDGTKLLFRRVINTPGFNWDLSISKRDSEVFVMNLDGSGEINLSANPAYDGWPAWTPDGRVIFASNRGGIPSRSALYIVNADGSGLKILTDPKYSYNQHSVSSDGKWILAERNAESFAGIDMLELKE, encoded by the coding sequence ATGAAAATACTTTTTCTTATTGTAACTCTCCTGGGTGGCGGCGTAGTTTATGCGCAATCTTATTTACCTGTTAAGCGAATCACGGTTACGGTAGATGGATATCCGGTTCTTTCTCCGGATGGAAAGAAAATCTTGTTTGACTCCGACCGCAGCGGTAACTCTGAGTTATATTATATGAATGTGGATGGAACCCAGCTCAAACAATTAACCTTTAATACTGCCAATGATGATAGTCCTGTCTGGTCGCCGGATGGAACGAAGATTGCATTTACGTCTGTCCGGGACGATAAAGAGGGAGACATCTACATTATGGACGCCGATGGCAAGAATACAAAAAGATTGACCAGCACTCCGGGAGATGACAGTCATCCCAAGTTCTCTTCCGATGGACAACGGATTATTTTTAATTCTGCCCGGACATCACCCGACCTTAGTGTTGAATGGAGCAAGCAAACGCTTGAAATATTTTCTATGAAGCTTGATGGCACTGATGTAAAGCAACTAACAAATTTCAAAACCATTTGCACCTATGGTTCTCTTTCGCAGGACGGTACTAAATTACTTTTCAGAAGAGTAATTAATACACCGGGATTCAATTGGGATTTGTCAATATCTAAGAGAGATTCGGAGGTATTTGTAATGAATCTGGATGGTTCTGGTGAAATCAATTTGTCTGCTAATCCTGCCTACGATGGGTGGCCAGCATGGACGCCTGATGGGCGTGTTATCTTTGCATCCAACCGTGGCGGAATTCCATCACGAAGCGCTCTTTATATAGTGAATGCTGATGGCAGCGGTCTGAAAATACTTACTGATCCAAAATATTCGTACAATCAACATTCCGTATCATCAGACGGAAAATGGATTCTAGCCGAAAGAAACGCCGAGTCCTTTGCGGGAATTGATATGTTGGAGTTAAAAGAATGA